CGCAAATTCAATTGAGCGCACGGCTTTTGTGACACCTGACGGCCAATTCGAATTTCTAACTATGCCCTTCGGGTTAAAGAATGCCCCATCCGTGTTCCAGCGTGCAGTTATGAAAGCTTTGGGTGAGCTTGCCCACTCTTACGTTATCGTTTATATGGACGATATAATGATTATCGCAGAAACAAAAGAAGAAGCTTTTGTAAGGTTAAGGacagttttgaaaatattatcgCAGGCtgggttttcttttaatatcgGAAAATGTTCATTCCTGAAATCTTGCGTTGAATATCTGGGGTTTGTGGTAAAAGAGGGCGAAATAAGACCAAATCCCTCTAAGATAAAAGCATTAGTCGCTTTACCGCCTCCGCAGTCTGTTACCCAAGTAAGACAATTTATTGGCCTAGCCTCTTATTTTAGGCAGTTTGTGCCAAAGTTTTCAGAAATCATGAGACCCTTATATAGACTGAcctgcaaaaacaaaatatttgaatggaAACTTGAACACGAACAAATTCGTCAAAAAGTCACTAAATTGCTTACAGATGAGCCCGTCCTTGTTATCTTCGATCCTCGGCATCCCATTGAACTGCATACAGATGCCAGTATGGATGGCTACGGAGCAATTCTACTCCacaaaatagataataaaCGTCGTGTAGTTGAGTAttacagcaaacaaacatccTTGACGGAATCTCGATATCATTCGTACGAGCTTGAAACTTTAGCTGTGTATAACTCCATGAGACACTTTCGTCACTATTTACATGGACGacgatttgttgtttttacagACTGTAATTCTCTAAAAGCTACTCGCAACAAGACTGAACTAACGCCGAGAGTACACCGTTGGTGGGCATATATGCAGTCCTTCGACTTTGACATAGAATAtagaccaaaaatataaaggaCCTTTCCTCGTGACAGAGGTACTTGAGGgagatcgttatattttaaaatctttaactAATAAGCGGACTTATAAGTACCCACATGAAGCTTTGCGCAGTATGCCAACAGAGGAGATCCCCAAAGAGTTAGATCTATGTGATGATCAAGAAAACGTTGAAAGAGACGTTAGAAATCCCTTGGTGGATTCCAATGTGGATGAAAACGTTGAAAGAGACGTTAGAAATCCCTTGGTGGATTCCAATGTGGATGAAAACGTTGAAAGAGACGTTAGAAATCCCTTGGTGGATTTCAATGTGGATGAAAACGTTGAAAGAGACGTTAGAAATCCCTTGGTGGATTCCAATGTGGATGAAAACGTTGAAAGAGACGTTAGAAATCCGTTGGTGGATGCCAATGTAAGCGAAAAGTTACTGAGTTGTTTGAAGACTCAAGTGAATGAGAGGCATTGATGGATTTCAATGCGAGATTGGGGACACATGCAACGTCGCCAAGTTGCCAGTGCTAGTAGGTACACGTGTTACTGTGTTGACTTATTTGATGTCTGGTGACTGGCGGCGTGGCGGGTTGAATTGTCCTAGTGTGTtgctaataataacaaacGATCTTCTTGGTACTTCTGTCACTCGAGTTGGTCGataacaagaaaaataaaattaaaaaaaaaaaaaaaagagaacctTTACTAATACTCTGAATTACGTTTAATGTTATCTTTCTAGATTAAgcttgtttaatttcaaaactTATATTACACACGAGGACGTGTGCTGGTCAGGAAGGCCGTGTCGCATCATTATTagtcttatttttattttctatgttccatctctaataaataaaattcgtatCGAGCTGTTCTTGTCTTCGTTTCTTTTTGATCGCTGTTCGCTGTGTTCCGTTACGCGAGTTTAACGGATTTTGCTCTGTTCTACATAGCCTCGGTTCGACGATGCGTTAGAGTGAGACAAATGCTTGTCCTGTGGTGAGTTCGGACCAGCATGTATCAAGCGAGATAGAGCGATGTTGAAATGTACGCGGGTCACTTATGTTTGAAAACTCTGAAAAAGCAGACGCGTGAATATGTCGCAACCGAGGAAGTGTACGACTCGCGGGCGGAGCGCGGCAACAGAGGACCCCGAAACAGTTAACTTTCcgacatcagaagtgggatcgCCTCAGCCCCAAGCCATCACTGATGATCGCCTGTCCACAATTTTAGAAATGCAGCATCGTAATCTATTGGAAATTGTAAATGCCGTGAGGGGCTCGCAGACTACACAAGTAGTTGTACTACCCAAGTTCAACCCTGAGTCCGCCGGTTCAAGTGCAGCCACTTGGTGCTCTACAGTGGACCTTATTGTAGGAGAAAATCCTCTGGATGGCAGTGCTTTGCTCATGGCCTTAACCAAATCATTGGAGGGCAGTGCTTCTAATTGGCTGTCACAAATTTGTTTCGCCGGAATGACTTGGAGCCAATTCCAAGAAATGTTCCTTCAGCAGTATGAAGGCAATGagacgccagcagcaacagtctTTAATGTATTAAACGGGCGGCCAAACGACGGCGAATGTCTTGCGCTGTATGGTAGCCGATTAATAACAACACTTATGGCAAAATGGAAGTCTATGACCGCAGAAGAAATCGCAGTGTCTGTTGCCCTGGCACATGCTGCAAATATAGATGGTAGGCTGCAACGCACTGTGTTCACAACTACTGTCAAAACACGCAACGAGTTGCAGAACGAGCTAAGAGCGTTTTCGTATGGCAAGAGGAAGGACCATCCCGTTCCAGAAAATTCTACCAGCAAAAGAGCTCGCCTACACCCAAATGTTGAGTGCCACTTTTGTGGAAAAATTGGCCACAAGATAGCTGACTGCCGCTCCATGAAAAACAACTTAAAGAATCAACAAGGATCTAGTTCGAGTATTGGGCGCTTATCTGACTCTAAACCTGGGTCAATTACTTGCTATAGATGTGGAAACCAGGGGCATATAGCGTCAGCTTGCCCTGCAAGACAATCGTTGTCAAACCAAACTAAAGCCGACGAGAAGCGTGTCAACGTGTGTCACGTAGTCGAGCCAATTGGGACATTGATATCATCTGGTGAGTCGTATCCATTTTATTTCGACTCTGGAGCCGAATGCTCACTTGTAAGAGAATCTGTGTCCACCCAACTCTCGGGCACACGAATTAACAACATTGTAGTTTTAAAGGGTATCGGAAATAATACTGTTACCAGTACATTACAAATTTTGTCAAACGTAACAATAAGTGGCTACTGTCTCGAAGTGCTTTTTCACGTAATTCTTaatgattgcattaattataatattataattggaCGCGAAATTTTAAGTCAGGGATTTAGTGCTACTATAACAATAGATAAAATAGAGTTATGTAAAACAAGGTCTGTGCAAACCCTATCTGCTTTGAGTAGTAGTTCGTGTTACAACTGGCGAATTAGAAGTACGCTTAATTGATCCAATAAAAACTGTACACAGACGACCGTACCGACTTAGTAtagaggaaaaacaaattgtcCGAAACAAGGTTAATGAGCTGCTGTTAGCTAACATCATCCGTCCTAGCAGCTCACCGTTCGCCAGTCCAGTTTTACtcgttaaaaagaaaaatggttCTGATCGTCTTTGCGTGGATTACCGCGAACTAAATACAAACACAGTTGCAGAGAAATATCCCTTACCACTAATTAGTGACCAAATATCTAGGTTGTGTGGAGCAAGTTTCTTTAGTTGCTTGGATATGGCCAGCGGGTTTCATCAGATACCTATTCACGCAAATTCAATTGAGCGCACGGCTTTTGTGACACCTGACGGCCAATTCGAATTTCTAACTATGCCCTTCGGGTTAAAGAATGCCCCATCCGTGTTCCAGCGTGCAGTTATGAAAGCTTTGGGTGAGCTTGCCCACTCTTACGTTATCGTTTATATGGACGATATAATGATTATCGCAGAAACAAAAGAAGAAGCTTTTGTAAGGTTAAGGacagttttgaaaatattatcgCAGGCtgggttttcttttaatatcgGAAAATGTTCATTCCTGAAATCTTGCGTTGAATATCTGGGGTTTGTGGTAAAAGAGGGCGAAATAAGACCAAATCCCTCTAAGATAAAAGCATTAGTCGCTTTACCGCCTCCGCAGTCTGTTACCCAAGTAAGACAATTTATTGGCCTAGCCTCTTATTTTAGGCAGTTTGTGCCAAAGTTTTCAGAAATCATGAGACCCTTATATAGACTGAcctgcaaaaacaaaatatttgaatggaAACTTGAACACGAACAAATTCGTCAAAAAGTCACTAAATTGCTTACAGATGAGCCCGTCCTTGTTATCTTCGATCCTCGGCATCCCATTGAACTGCATACAGATGCCAGTATGGATGGCTACGGAGCAATTCTACTCCacaaaatagataataaaCGTCGTGTAGTTGAGTAttacagcaaacaaacatccTTGACGGAATCTCGATATCATTCGTACGAGCTTGAAACTTTAGCTGTGTATAACTCCATGAGACACTTTCGTCACTATTTACACGGACGacgatttgttgtttttacagACTGTAATTCTCTAAAAGCTACTCGCAACAAGACTGAACTAACGCCGAGAGTACACCGTTGGTGGGCATATATGCAGTCCTTCGACTTTGACATAGAATAtagaccaaaaatataaaggaCCTTTCCTCGTGACAGAGGTACTTGAGGgagatcgttatattttaaaatctttaactAATAAGCGGACTTATAAGTACCCACATGAAGCTTTGCGCAGTATGCCAACAGAGGAGATCCCCAAAGAGTTAGATCTATGTGATGATCAAGAAAACGTTGAAAGAGACGTTAGAAATCCCTTGGTGGATTCCAATGTGGATGAAAACGTTGAAAGAGACGTTAGAAATCCCTTGGTGGATTCCAATGTGGATGAAAACGTTGAAAGAGACGTTAGAAATCCCTTGGTGGATTTCAATGTGGATGAAAACGTTGAAAGAGACGTTAGAAATCCCTTGGTGGATTCCAATGTGGATGAAAACGTTGAAAGAGACGTTAGAAATCCGTTGGTGGATGCCAATGTAAGCGAAAAGTTACTGAGTTGTTTGAAGACTCAAGTGAATGAGAGGCATTGATGGATTTCAATGCGAGATTGGGGACACATGCAACGTCGCCAAGTTGCCAGTGCTAGTAGGTACACGTGTTACTGTGTTGACTTATTTGATGTCTGGTGACTGGCGGCGTGGCGGGTTGAATTGTCCTAGTGTGTtgctaataataacaaacGATCTTCTTGGTACTTCTGTCACTCGAGTTGGTCGataacaagaaaaataaaattaaaaaaaaaaaaaaaaagagaacctTTACTAATACTCTGAATTACGTTTAATGTTATCTTTCTAGATTAAgcttgtttaatttcaaaactTATATTACACACGAGGACGTGTGCTGGTCAGGAAGGCCGTGTCGCATCATTATTagtcttatttttattttctatgttccatctctaataaataaaattcgtatCGAGCTGTTCTTGTCTTCGTTTCTTTTTGATCGCTGTTCGCTGTGTTCCGTTATGCGAGTTTAACGGATTTTGCTCGGTCGCAACCGAGGAAGTGTACGACTCGCGGGCGGAGCGCGGCAACAGAGGACCCCGAAACAGTTAACTTTCCGACATATACACTACATCACTACACTAAACTACAGATCCATGTTTAAATTGGGATATCTGAAATAAAatggtacaatttttttaaCTGAGGTCCACCAAATAAAACGCCTCTAAGTGAAGAAATTGAACAACATTGTATCAAAGACGAAACAGGACGTCAAAGATTAAGTGTGCTTGCATAcctaaaatattataaatacaaaacaggaaaacttcttaaaaattgtaattctTATAGGCTTAGGGAAATGTAAGTCGACAGCTAACTGAGCTCGCAAGCCGTTTGGAATCcgataatatatttatataccaaATAATGTCGCAAAACTTTTCTTCACTTCGGTACAAGCGCCTGACTAAAATCAATTTACGGTGTCCACGAATATGAAAATTGTACACTGACGATGAACTAGTGTCAAATTTGTACAGCACCTATTTTAACAACATTCTTAACGAGAAAACTTAGAcagcatttttaatataattgtttttttcgcGTTTCCACATGTGCACATATACACATGtgacaatttgaattttaaaattaaataagaagaaaggcatttttttaaataaaaagacatGAAAATAACTTCAAATTTTTCGAACTACAATTACACTTAATGCGCGTGCGCatttaatagaatttaaaatgcagTGTTCACTAATTAGTTTAAACTCGAAAATGTTTCGATATAATTGAGTAATTGAAATTCTACGggaaacaacaacgaaaagaAAGAGGTTTGTGGGTCGGAAACCAGAATACCCAACTAGACAAAATTTCGTCAGAAACCCACTCTCCTCCCGGACAAACTTCAGGGTCAATGGCTTTACCCTACATACTATCAACCATCCGGATGACAGACAACACGAGGGGGCGCCGATCCTTGCTAGATCAAATATCTCTCATCGCCACTCTATCTCAAAATCATATCCAGGAAGTAACTATTCAGCTGACTGCAAGCAGAGGAAACTTTAATGTTGCCTCAATATACTGCCCTCCGACACTTAGATGGACAGATGCCATTGCTGGGCATTTCATCACACACAATTGGAGAAGCCACATGCTACCCCCACCGTGCAACTGCCTCTCCAAGTGCCATAGATTTTGGGATCTCCAAAGGCTTTAGACAGCAACTAATCAGGGTGAAAGTGCTAACAGAACTGTTATCTGACCATCATCTGCCATTGATTGAAGACGCCCAATTATTTAGAAGTGTTAAAAAAATGCTGTCTCCACAAGCGAGAATTCGGATCTTTAAAGAACACATCGAGGCTACTGTAGAACTCAACATTTTCATTGACACTTGCAGTAGGCTGGAAGCGTACGTCGACTACTTCACATCGGCGATCATTGAAGCTGCAAGGCAGGCTACACCAAGTTGGCCATAAGGAGGCCTGCCATTTTAAGCTTGAAGGCTAGGGACTTGCTTAGCCACAAAAGACGCCTCAGAAGACAATACACCGCGACAGGAGATCCTAGCATTTACCAGCAATATTCATACTCCAACGCTCAGACACGCTCTATACCTTACCGCATAAGGTAATGATGCAACTAAAGGCtttgcagcaaaaaaaaaccctgGTTACTATGGCATAGACAACCGAACTGCGAAATTTCTACCACGCAAAGGAGTGCTTGCtcttgtgaaaatatttaatgatatgCTAAGATTAGGTAATTTTCCCAGGCAATGAAAACGTGCGCGCATTGTAATGATCCCCAAAGCTGGAAAGTCACCAACACAGATCGACTCATACCGCCCGATAATCCTGCTACCAACTTTCTCCAACGTTTTTGAGAGAATTTTGCTTACCCGCTTGATGGAACTGCCGGAGGTAGGTAACACATCCCACAAGAACTAGCTTTGAACAGTCGGCGTATTTTTGGACGTGAAACAAGCGTTTGATAAGGTGTGGCATGTAGGTCTGCTATATAAAATGAAAGATCTCCTCCGAGCAGCCCATTATGCCATCCTCAGCTCCTTCATCGCTGATCGGCCCTTCGATGTTGCTGTACGAAACTGTCGGTCAAGCCTGGAACACATTCATGCAGGGGTTCCACAGGGAAGTGTGCTTGGACCCTTCCCGTATACCCTGTACACTGCTGACATTCCAACTCCCGTCAACAACACCGATGAAGCCTCCCCtgctcagctgctcctggccaccTACACTGATGACACCGCCATGCTTGCGTCGCACTCATCCTTTCAATTCAGCCCAATGCAGTTCAGGAATGGCTGCATGCAATCGAGCGATGGACTGGTAAATGGAACAAATCCATTACATTCACTAAGTCGGCCTGTGTCACATTTACCCTGCGACCTCAACATGCCTAGGTCTTCTCTTTGACGGAAATACCATTGACCACGTCTCATCCCACTGCTACTTCGGAGTTCACCTTGATGGACGCTGAGTTGAAAAGCCCATATCACGGCAGTTAGAGCCAAATCCTCATGGAAGCTGAAAAAGCTGGACAGGCTTTTCCACTCAAGCAACCCTCATATGGCAGTTAAGGCTCCCTTAATAAAAGCCATATTAGGTCCAACACTGACCTACGCAATCCAAGTGTGGAGTTTGCCTCCGGGACTCAGCTCAATGGGCTTGGAGTAATACAATCGCGAGCGGCACGACATGCATCTGGGCTACCCTGGTATGTGAGCAACCGAGTCATCGAAAAGGACTTAAAAGTTGTCCCACTGGGAGACCAAATAAACTTCCACAGCAGCCGATATGCCGACAGACTTAGCGCCCACCCGAACTCGTTGGCGAATCTTGTCGACCCTTTTTCCCCCTATTTTACATTTGTATACATTATAATTAAGGAACAGTATCCATAATATTAAGCAACACATTAAGTTCATAAGTTCAGAACAATAAAagatttcaaaaaaaaaaaacattcttCGTGTTGATTCTGTACGAGTATGAACAcaagaaatcaaaatgcactttacaattttatattcaatgcatatatttatgtcttcatgttttaaaaaatcaagTAATTATACCACCCAAGACCTAACATTAATTTAGCTTAATCTAGATAAcgacaaaaaatttaattcactGGTaagcataattattatttgataccCAATCTGCCACCGAAATGCTCTTCTGTGGAAgcgttttcaaaaaaaaaaaaaaaaaaacaagccaacAGTGTATAACAAAATACACGGAAAAAATTAATCAGCATTACCAAGGAACCTTGCGTTAAAATTATTCGGATAATCTTGCAGTTCAAGATTAGTCGTGGTTGAAAACGGCTGCGGCCCACCTAAAAAATCATAAGTAAGAGCTGTCCCAAATGCAAGCTAAATTGGTAAATTCTTGTTTAATATGCCTCTTCACCTTCACAGAGAAGGAATTCTTTGAGTTGCGCATTTGAAGTCAGGGACGCAATCTTCTGATTGCTGGCCGTTATGAGAGGCGTGTTGGCGAGGTGTGTTGCTGTCGGCAGTTGGAGTTGGTGTCTTAAGCGGTGTCGCCGTAGGCGAAGTTGGTGCCGAACAGAGAGTTGCACACTTTCACGGCCACGTTGCGACGGGCGATCTTCTTGGATCTGCCGTGGGCGTGGAATTCCTGGTTGTCCACCGTGATTCCCAGATGCTGCATGCCGTTGGTCTTGTCGCCAGATGACCCGTAGTCCGAGTAGCTGAGTCCCGGTCGCATCTGCAGGGAAATTGATTACTGACAGTGAATATAGTGAGGTGGGCTGGCCTACAATGCAAAGAATGGTCGCCGGGTGCATGGTCTCCCAGCCAGAGGGTAGCTCCGTACGCACTGGCGGCTTCTTTGGCTCCTTCGGCGCGGCGGGAACTGGAGTTCCGGCATCCCCTCCGGCCTGCTGGGCAGCATTGGCCGAAGAGTGCATCTCGGGTACGACATAGCCCTCGCGCTCCCACTCCGCGAACAGCTTGTAGATGGCAAACGAAGCCAGATTCAACATGGGCAGATCATCATCCGGTGCATCGGCCTCATCCTCTTTAGTGTCTATTGGCTCCGCACCCATCTCCACCTGGTGAATACGGGGAGGCTTAGGCGTCATCTTCGCAATTATAAAATCGCGCCAAGCCTTCTCGCAGGCCGCGTTCTTGGCTGTCATCTTTGAGGTACCCTTGCCCTCGTACTGATTGGAGTTCACAGTGACAACGGCCGTGAATCCCCCGTCGGTATTGCTGTCGATGGTGAAATCGCTGATGGTCACGCCCTTAACCTCGTTGAGGGCCATCAGAGCGTTCTTGGGGAGCATGGACTTGCGCAGCTGGCGGTTCTGTCGCAGCTTCTTGTCCCGAGTGCGTTCTACGATCGAGTTAAAAGACATATATGTTATGGTAAAAATGTTAAGTAATTTCCAGTCTGTCCTTTCATAAGAACTCTAGtgattcgtgtgtgtgtgcgataaAAGTCTGGGAAAACTGATCACCAAAGAATTCCACGCTTACCAGACGACTTCTTGCGCTTTTGGAAGATCTTTTTAAATGGGATCTTGCCCCCGATGCCGCTGGCACTGGTACTGGCACTGGTATTGTCCTCTATAATGTCGACCGACGGTTCATCGTCGACAGAGATCGGCTCCTCCTTGATGATAACTGGCAAGGGCAGCTTCGAGGCGATGGCGTCCGCATCCGGATTTTGCTGCTGGACGGACGAGTTCGGCACTTGAACGGGGACAGGAGTCGATGGCTGCTGAACAGCCACCGGAGTGGCCGGTGTCGGATATGAAGCCACCGGAGGagactgctgctcctggacaTTGGCGGCCTGCAACGGCATTTGGATCAAAGGCTTGACGGTGGCATTGGGATTCTGCGTTTGCGAAAGAGTTTCATTAGCCGATTAGTTAGCGAAGGCAACGGGTTCCGCCTGGCTACCCTAGACAAAATCACTTGCAGCGAGCTGGTCAAGTGGGTCGACAGAAAAGCGACTCGCTGGCCAACGGAAACCATCAAGTCGTCAAGTTACGCGGAAGCGTCAGGGTGGTCGGCTGGTCTACTTAAAACCATAGTTCAGGAACTAGCCATGGCCATTCCTGCGACCCAAGTGCCCTGAAACGAAGCTCTGCACCAGCGGAGTCACCTGCCCAGCGACTGTGGATCTCCGGTCATTGCATCCAGCCAAGGACTCCGGGACCTGGTTGTCTATGCTAATCTATGGAAATCAGGTGTACTCTACTAGTAGGGTAACTATTCCCTCATTCAATTCAAGGGGTTAAAAACGGCAAAGTCcgattaacaaataaattcagtCTAATGGTGAGTTAATTTTTCGCTGATGTATTCTGTTGCAGCGAGGTTCGAGAAAATCAAATTCTAATTCTAATACAATTTTCTCCGTTATGCAAAAATAGAGTAATTTTTAATGACTAGTGCTCTATAAGTTACAcaattctaaaataagttaaattttttctttctattttagTAAGAAACAAATCGAACACGAATTCGTTTTGGAATAGGCATAGTATAGTTAAGGGGATCCTTCGGTCATCGGCTGAGCTCATGGTCGCCGGCTCGTTTCGGGCACTTTCGGTGGAGTGAATGGGCATTGCTATCTGACGCAAAACTAATAATTTTAGTTACAATTTTGGGTGAATGCATTTTCAGTAGCCATAAAAGTTAGCGATAACCGCAAGTCCAGCGTGAAACCATCGCAGTGCTAGCCATCTCTGGTTGATCGAAAGCACGAAGGGAGTGGAATGAGTGCAATGACCAAATGGGTGGGATACAAATGCAATGGAAGAGGGAAAGCTGGGGGTGGGCTGGAGGGTGCATTGTGGATGCTGGTGGAATTCGGACAACGGTCTGCACTTTCGATTAACCCGCTTTTAGTGGCTATTGCAAATGAATTCACAATTGTGgtgaacacacacactcattttGTGCGCTGCaaattatagaaataaaatcgaaaactcTGTTATTTCACAAATCAAATATGGATAAGTCCAacaatggtttttgttttcgtgatGTATTTTCACTCGGAATACATCTCTTCGTGACGTCACAGGGAACCTTAAACTCACAcacttgcaaaatatttagagATTCTTACGTAAATGCCTCCAAAGACAAATGGCTTGTTGTTTGCAGCAAATGGATGACGATTTCGCTTCATCTtgatttttctgttttttctaatttaatttttcactgcTCTAATCACAGAGACAACCTTAATGCACTGTTGTGAAAAACTAAAGTAGGGATGTCATGTCAAACTATATGTAAGTATTTTGTACATATTTCGAAAATcgatttttgtattaaatatattatagaCATTTCACACTAGCCATAGTCATATAACCAAGTGAATAGATCGGTATTTGAAGTGtccaaaaatgtaaaataatatataaaaaattaattctttGTTTCTTAACGAGTTAAAAAAGGCAATGCTTTAACGTATTAAATCTTTTTTATGACTTGCAAACACAATTTGACAGTCCGCAGCGTGGGCAAAATCTATAAGGTTCCAATCaacgaaaaacagaaaaggtGTTCACACTGTTTTAACAAGAGTTTTGCGTTTCCTCAACCACAGCAATAGGAAAGAATgcgaatttatgaaaataaacacCGAATTAAGTGAATTAATTATCTGGGTTGGGATTAATCGCccagtttttaatatttttcatatattaaacaaatattattattcgtCAAAGTAAGGTAAGATACCTGTAACTCAGATAGGGGTAGTTCGATGGAGAATTTTCGACATTCTTTTGGCATATCTATAGAAAGCTCCAAGACAAATAATTTTCTGAAAAAAATgggaacatttttgaaaagtgttGGCATGGCAGTTTTGGACAAACTGCTCTATAATCTGGAGAATAAGTCTCAACGCCCTGACTTTTTATAGTTCCTCAGATCTAGAAATTTATACGGACAGAAATGGACAGATCgcggtttttattattttacgaaAATTGAAGCAGTAGTCAACCTGCGCTGCATACAGGCTTAGTCCCAACTAGCACTTAAGGTTCGCGATGTTCCAAAGTTCATACAATCGGGCAGTCGGACAAAAGACCATGGGAAAGCACGACTCGTTTTGTAATCATAGACTACAGAGAACTTATATACACCCACCTAcaaaaaatccaatttaatttttcgctGCTCAAGTCACAAAACTATTGACAATGAAGACAAACCCGGATCAAATGAAACCACAAGGTAACTATAGATCTATGTTTACATTGTAGTATCTGAAACAAAATGATACAATTTTTATACCTTTTACTTGTAGAGCTATactagatttgttgaaaagtatataacaagcagaaggaagcgttgccgactatataaattatatgtattcttgatcaggatcaatagccgagtcgatcaaGCCATgaccgtctgtccgtatgaacgtcgagatctcaggaaatataaaagctagaaggttgagattcagcatacagtTTTTAGAGACATAGATGTTGCGCAAGTTTATTTACAAACCGCATAAAActaccacgcccacacttttgaaaaatgtgttgattttttttcacatttgtattaatcttgtaaatttgcAAGATCGATTTGCCTAATAACTTATTTTTGTCTTTGGTCTATGGCTTTACCCTACATACTGCCAACCATCCGGATGACAGACAACATCCTTGCTAGATCAAATATCTCTCATCGCCACTCTATCTCAAAATCATATCCAGGAAGTAACTATTCAGCTGACTGCAAGCAGAGGAAACTTTAATGTTGCCTTAATATACTGCCCTCCTTACACTTAGATGGACAGATGCCATTGCTGGGCAGTTCATCACACACAATTGGAGAAGCCACATGCTACCCCCACCGTGCAACTGCCTCTCCAAGTGCCATAGATTTTGGGATCTCCAAAGGCTTTAGACAGCAACTAATCAGGGTGAAAGTGCTGACAGAACTGTTATCTGACCATCATCTGCCATTGATTGAAGACGCCCAATCATTTAGAAGTGTTAAAAAAATGCTGTCTCCACAAGCGAGAATTCGGATCTTTAAAGAACACATCGAGGCTACTGTAGAACTCAACATTTTCA
This Drosophila simulans strain w501 chromosome X, Prin_Dsim_3.1, whole genome shotgun sequence DNA region includes the following protein-coding sequences:
- the LOC120285319 gene encoding uncharacterized protein LOC120285319 isoform X2, whose amino-acid sequence is MSQPRKCTTRGRSAATEDPETVNFPTSEVGSPQPQAITDDRLSTILEMQHRNLLEIVNAVRGSQTTQVVVLPKFNPESAGSSAATWCSTVDLIVGENPLDGSALLMALTKSLEGSASNWLSQICFAGMTWSQFQEMFLQQYEGNETPAATVFNVLNGRPNDGECLALYGSRLITTLMAKWKSMTAEEIAVSVALAHAANIDGRLQRTVFTTTVKTRNELQNELRAFSYGKRKDHPVPENSTSKRARLHPNVECHFCGKIGHKIADCRSMKNNLKNQQGSSSSIGRLSDSKPGSITCYRCGNQGHIASACPARQSLSNQTKADEKRVNVCHVVEPIGTLISSD
- the LOC120285319 gene encoding uncharacterized protein LOC120285319 isoform X1; the encoded protein is MSQPRKCTTRGRSAATEDPETVNFPTSEVGSPQPQAITDDRLSTILEMQHRNLLEIVNAVRGSQTTQVVVLPKFNPESAGSSAATWCSTVDLIVGENPLDGSALLMALTKSLEGSASNWLSQICFAGMTWSQFQEMFLQQYEGNETPAATVFNVLNGRPNDGECLALYGSRLITTLMAKWKSMTAEEIAVSVALAHAANIDGRLQRTVFTTTVKTRNELQNELRAFSYGKRKDHPVPENSTSKRARLHPNVECHFCGKIGHKIADCRSMKNNLKNQQGSSSSIGRLSDSKPGSITCYRCGNQGHIASACPARQSLSNQTKADEKRVNVCHVVEPIGTLISSGESYPFYFDSGAECSLVRESVSTQLSGTRINNIVVLKGIGNNTVTSTLQILSNVTISGYCLEVLFHVILNDCINYNIIIGREILSQGFSATITIDKIELCKTRSVQTLSALSSSSCYNWRIRSTLN